From Nitrospiraceae bacterium, a single genomic window includes:
- a CDS encoding STAS domain-containing protein: MAIEVIIRGTQGATVVDFHGRLDMHSRWHVKAIINQCCHTEQEHLILNLKGLTFVDSAGLGFLVLCSYQFKELRRRISWIQPQGCVGELLQNLQIHELISVCQSEQDALSAVSPS; encoded by the coding sequence ATGGCCATTGAAGTCATTATACGTGGAACTCAAGGCGCTACCGTCGTAGATTTTCATGGTCGGCTAGATATGCATTCCCGATGGCATGTGAAGGCCATTATCAATCAATGTTGCCATACCGAACAAGAGCATCTGATTCTCAACCTCAAAGGCTTAACGTTTGTGGATAGCGCTGGATTGGGTTTTCTGGTGTTGTGCTCTTATCAATTCAAGGAATTACGACGCAGGATAAGTTGGATTCAACCGCAAGGTTGTGTCGGGGAATTGCTTCAAAATCTCCAAATCCATGAACTTATCTCGGTGTGCCAGTCCGAACAGGACGCCTTATCTGCGGTCTCTCCCTCCTAA